ATTTCCATTCTTATCATAGATTCTGTAATAGCACTTACATGGGAACTTCATTGCGGCTCTTCTAGCTCCCTCAAGGGCAAACTTTAGGTGTTGCCTGTTTACTCTTATGCTCAGGATCTTCTGATCCTTCTTAAGCCTTGCAGCGAGTCCTATTGGTTTCCCAAAAGGTCTCCTCATTCCATTACCATAACGATCTGCCTTTCTTCCCGTAGCCATTGGGTTTTCTCTGAGAACCTGGAATGGGTAAACCCTTATCTTAAAGTGGTAGTTGCTTCTACCAACGTTCTTCTGGAGGTATCTATTTACTTGCTGCCTAGCAGCTTCAAGGGCATTTTGTCTTATCTGAACTGGTTCGGCCGTGTGAAGTGCCACTTCAAACTCAAAATCGCCTGCAGGGTTCCCCATATCAAATATAGTTATCTTTGGACCAGGGGCTCCTCTTATGTATTCCCTCCTTGTATAAGCGGGCTTGTCAACGTACCTATCTATCTTGGCAGGCCTTAGAGCCATAATCTCACCTCCTGATTATCACAATGAAGCCTATTGGCTAACCTGCTCTCAGTTTTATAAAAGTTTTGGAGCTATACTCTTCTCTTATTTTCAAACTTTCCAATTATATTATTTCTCAGATCGTACACGTATACTTTGTCAAACTTAATAAGGGCAAATCGTTCCATAATATCTCCAACTATCCTGGAATATGCCATAGCCGCTCCACCTAGAATATTGTATTCTGCCTGACTCTCAAATTTCAACCAAATTTTTAATGTATCACCTGAGACTTCAAGGGCAGCAACTACCCCCGAGTCAAGAATATTATCACCAGTTATCGGGTCTATAATGCGCTTAAGCTCTTCAAGCACCTCTTTATATTCTGGAGGCCAATCCCTATCTGGGTGGTACACTTTCATGGTCTTATCTTTAGACGACCCCATTTTAAACTTAATTTTTGAATATGCAAAAAGTTTAAATTTGCTTCTATTGTCAAAAGTAAGGGCAAGAAAAAGTGGAGCGTGATAATAGTGAGACAAGAGGTTTTAGAAAAAGCTAAAAATATTCTAAAATTGACTTTTCCCGCATTACTGGTATGTTTGCTTTTAGATTTTGTTGGTGGGACTGTGCTGGGGGAAAATTATTCAGAGATAGCAACAAAGTTTCCTATTTTACTAGTGGTACTCCCAGGACTTATGGACCTTAGAGGGAATGTTTTTGGGGCTTTAGCATCCCGCTTAACGACTAAACTCAATCTAGGTGTAGTCTCCAGTATCTTTGATAAAGAAGTTCAGAGGGAAATAATTAGGGCGGTGTTTTCTTCCAAGGTTCCTCTTGTATTATTGTGGATCGTAGGAGTGTTACATGTGGATAATTTTAGGTCTGCAATAGATTCTCTGATTGTTGTACTAATGTCTGCTCTCTCAATAGGCCTACTCCTCGGGTACTCTGCTGCCTTGATAACAGTAATTCCATACAAAAAGGGTTTTGACCCTGATCTACTCGCTACCCCATTAATAACCTCTCTTTCTGATATAATTACAATTCCAACGTTAATATTCTTCCTTCACCTTTACGAAGTTAGGAGAGAAGCATTCTACCTCATTTTCGCTTTTATGGTACTTCTCTTAGTTGTTCTTACTATAAAAACTGGTGGAACTTTTGACAGGAGCTTTCGGGAAATTTCTGGTATCCTAACTGGGTTAGTTATCTTGGAAGCATTTGCGGGTTCAATTCTTGAAACTTATTCATCGAGAATATCAAGGGCTATCCTTTTGGCTGTTTTGTACCCTTCTATCCTAGATAGCCTAGGGAATATTGGAAGTGTCGGAGTTGCAAAGCTTTCAACGTACTACCATCTTGAAGGAAGGAGCGGAGTTTTGAATTTTGAGGCATTATTGGAGGTTATTGTGTTAGCTCTCCTCGCAATTCCCTTGGGAATAATCGCAAACTTAGTTGGAATTGTAATAGTCGAGATTCTCCTGCATTCAAAGGCCGGAATAATTGTTCCTTTAATCCTTGGGTTTCCATTAATAACTGTAACTATCTTAGCTATTGGGATAAGTATGGTTCTTTTATCAGAGGCGATTCACTTGGATCCCGATAACCTTGGGGTTCCTCTTATAACTACTATAGCAGATGTCCTAGGGACAATATTCATTGTTAGTTTAGCCAGTTAAAGAAAGAAGTAGAAAAAGCTAAGCGATTTGGAAGATTTTTATTGAGTTCGTTCCTACGGTCTTTTCTATTGGCTTACCCTCCGTCATTAGCACCATGTCGTCGCTCTCTACCAGCCCAAGTCCCTTAATCAGCCTTACTATGTCTTTCTCATCAAATCCTTCCTCAAGGCAGAACGGATAAACCCCATAGCTGAACATTAAGTTGTTGCAGACTCTTTCGTTTGTTGAAAATGCTAGAATCCATTGTTTTGGCTTGAACCTTGAAATTAGCCTTGCCGTTCTTCCCGTCCTTGTCGGGGTCAAGATGAACTTAATATCTACGGTGGACAATGCGTCTATTATACTCCTAGTTATGGCCTCCTTTATGGTTCCCTTATGGGAGTTTGTCTCTAGCCATTCCCTAATTCTGCTCATCCCAAAGCTCTCCCTATATTCCTCAGTAACTCTAGCTATTTTTGCCATCATCTCCACTGCCTCAATTGGAAACTTACCTACTGCCGTCTCTTCTGAAAGCATGACTGCATCTGTACCATCTAAAATAGCGTTTGCAACGTCGGTAACTTCTGCCCTAGTTGGGACTTTTTCAGTGGTCATCGAAACGAGCATTTGGGTTGCAGTTATCACCGGCTTACCTTCCTGGTTGGCCTTCCTTATCAACTTTTTCTGAAGTATTGGAAGCCTTTCTATTGGAACTTCAACTCCCAGGTCTCCCCTAGCTATCATTATCCCATCGGCGGCATTTAATATCTCCTCGAAATTTCTCACTGCATCTGGTCTCTCTATCTTTGCTATTACAAATACATCACCAGCATTCCTTTTTTCCAGGAATCCCTTAACTTTTAGAACGTCATAAACGCTTCCAACAAAGCTTAACCCTATTGCATCTATCCCATGTTCAATCGCAAATTCTATTATTTCCATATCTCTTGGTGTAACTGCTTCTACTGGTAAGTGAGCCTTTGGGATGTTTATGCCTTTTCTTGAGAATAGTCTCCCCCCAGATACTACAACGGCTTCAACTTCATTTTCCTTTACATCTTCAACTCTAAGAACTATGTATCCATCACTGAGATAAATTGTATCCCCCTTTGACACCAGCTTTGGGAACTCTTTGTATTCCACTGGAATCGTTGTTTCATCTCCTTCAACATCTCGTGTTGTTAATACTATTTTTTCTCCCCTCTTTAAATCTACATATCCCCCCTTTATTTCTCCAACTCTTATCTTAAGCCCTGGAAGATCTCCTAATATTGCAACTCTCCTATCGAGCTTCCATGCAACTTCTCTGATCATTTCAATAACTTTTGCATGTTCTTCAAATGTCCCATGGGAGAAGTTTATTCTTGCAACGCTCATTCCGCTCTTTATTAGCTTCTCTATCATTCTCTTGGAGTTTGTAGCAGGACCTATTGTCGCTACTATTTTTGTCTTATGATTGGGCAACTTCACCTTTCCCCACCGGAAGTTATTTTGGTGAACTTCCTAATTTCCTTTACCATTATTAACGAGAGAATTGCTAATGGATAATACGGGAGAAAAGCCAAATGTAAAATCGAAAAAGATCCAAGAGAATACGCTAGTCCAAATATTATCCCTCCAATGAACGTCGATATATTTTGAATCCCATTAATGCCTCCTATTGCCAGAGAAGATCGAGAGTGCGAAACTAAGACTTTTCTAGAGATCGGCCTGAAGGAGTTCACAGAGACTAGTGCCAAGAATATCCCTATGATAATAGTCGGGAGGACTTTAATCGAAGCAAAAAACGGAGATAATCCGGCTAACACAGAGATCAGCCTCAATGCCTGAGTAGTTCCCATTGAATCTGCAATCCAAGACAACAAATACGAAGTCAGAGATGAAAGAAAGCTAACCGTTCCAAGCAAGACTGCCGTTTTTTCCTTGCTCATATCGAGTGATTCCGAAATATAAACATAGGTTACCTCACCAAATGCAAATGCCGAGAGGAAGGAAAACAATGCACCAAGTCCGAGAATTATTTTCGGATCAATTTCAAGCTCTGACTTTTTGTCTCCTGACACTTTTTTAACACTACCTATAAGGAGGTAGGCAAACAGCATCAAAAAGCCTGTGGAGACGTAAAAGAGACCTGATATTACCATTTGGCCTTTTATGCCTAGATTAGACGTAAAAGCGTAAAGATAGTTACCAGTGAGAGATGCTAAACTTCCAGCAAAAAAGTAAATTGCACTAATTCTGGCCCTTATATTCTTGGGGGAAGCATATGCGACGGCAAGTTGTGCTAGAGGCCAGCTAATTCCATTTAAAAACCCGTTAGCGAGTTTTATCCCAACTATTTCCATCCAACTTGTCGCGAGAGAATAAAGATACACCAGGGGGGCATTTAATGCCATTGCAAGGGCTCCAAGAAAAATAAGCCTAGGCCTCTTATCTACTACATAACCCCCTAAAACAGCGGCAAAGGCTCGAGCAAATATGAAAGAAGTTGATATTACAGAGATAGATACCATTGAAGCTTTTAGAACATCCCTGCTATAATAAGCTATTGCGGGAACGGCCAGCCTAAATGCCAACGTACCCGTGAATGCAGATGCTATTAAAAGGATGACCGCTAAGATGTTCTTCTTCACTTCAGACACCAAACTGAACTTTCAGATGAAAGTTTTTAAAACGATTGTCAAGCTTTTTAACCGAAAGTTAAGAACAAAAGGTTGGTGAAGAGAGATGAGAAAGACTGTAGTTGTTATCGGTGGAGGAGCAGCCGGTATGAGCGCAGCCTCTAGGGTAAAGAGGTTAAAGCCCGAATGGGATGTTAAAGTTTTTGAGGCGACAGAATGGGTAAGTCATGCTCCTTGTGGAATTCCTTACGTTGTTGAAGGCATATCTCCAACTGAGAAGTTAATGCACTACCCTCCAGAAGTCTTCATAAAGAAGAGAGGTATAGACCTGCACCTC
This is a stretch of genomic DNA from Pyrococcus sp. ST04. It encodes these proteins:
- a CDS encoding MFS transporter; translation: MSEVKKNILAVILLIASAFTGTLAFRLAVPAIAYYSRDVLKASMVSISVISTSFIFARAFAAVLGGYVVDKRPRLIFLGALAMALNAPLVYLYSLATSWMEIVGIKLANGFLNGISWPLAQLAVAYASPKNIRARISAIYFFAGSLASLTGNYLYAFTSNLGIKGQMVISGLFYVSTGFLMLFAYLLIGSVKKVSGDKKSELEIDPKIILGLGALFSFLSAFAFGEVTYVYISESLDMSKEKTAVLLGTVSFLSSLTSYLLSWIADSMGTTQALRLISVLAGLSPFFASIKVLPTIIIGIFLALVSVNSFRPISRKVLVSHSRSSLAIGGINGIQNISTFIGGIIFGLAYSLGSFSILHLAFLPYYPLAILSLIMVKEIRKFTKITSGGER
- a CDS encoding iron-sulfur cluster assembly protein: MKVYHPDRDWPPEYKEVLEELKRIIDPITGDNILDSGVVAALEVSGDTLKIWLKFESQAEYNILGGAAMAYSRIVGDIMERFALIKFDKVYVYDLRNNIIGKFENKRRV
- the pyk gene encoding pyruvate kinase, with protein sequence MKLPNHKTKIVATIGPATNSKRMIEKLIKSGMSVARINFSHGTFEEHAKVIEMIREVAWKLDRRVAILGDLPGLKIRVGEIKGGYVDLKRGEKIVLTTRDVEGDETTIPVEYKEFPKLVSKGDTIYLSDGYIVLRVEDVKENEVEAVVVSGGRLFSRKGINIPKAHLPVEAVTPRDMEIIEFAIEHGIDAIGLSFVGSVYDVLKVKGFLEKRNAGDVFVIAKIERPDAVRNFEEILNAADGIMIARGDLGVEVPIERLPILQKKLIRKANQEGKPVITATQMLVSMTTEKVPTRAEVTDVANAILDGTDAVMLSEETAVGKFPIEAVEMMAKIARVTEEYRESFGMSRIREWLETNSHKGTIKEAITRSIIDALSTVDIKFILTPTRTGRTARLISRFKPKQWILAFSTNERVCNNLMFSYGVYPFCLEEGFDEKDIVRLIKGLGLVESDDMVLMTEGKPIEKTVGTNSIKIFQIA
- a CDS encoding magnesium transporter, with product MLGENYSEIATKFPILLVVLPGLMDLRGNVFGALASRLTTKLNLGVVSSIFDKEVQREIIRAVFSSKVPLVLLWIVGVLHVDNFRSAIDSLIVVLMSALSIGLLLGYSAALITVIPYKKGFDPDLLATPLITSLSDIITIPTLIFFLHLYEVRREAFYLIFAFMVLLLVVLTIKTGGTFDRSFREISGILTGLVILEAFAGSILETYSSRISRAILLAVLYPSILDSLGNIGSVGVAKLSTYYHLEGRSGVLNFEALLEVIVLALLAIPLGIIANLVGIVIVEILLHSKAGIIVPLILGFPLITVTILAIGISMVLLSEAIHLDPDNLGVPLITTIADVLGTIFIVSLAS
- a CDS encoding 50S ribosomal protein L16 yields the protein MALRPAKIDRYVDKPAYTRREYIRGAPGPKITIFDMGNPAGDFEFEVALHTAEPVQIRQNALEAARQQVNRYLQKNVGRSNYHFKIRVYPFQVLRENPMATGRKADRYGNGMRRPFGKPIGLAARLKKDQKILSIRVNRQHLKFALEGARRAAMKFPCKCYYRIYDKNGNDVTTKILSQGI